A stretch of Aedes aegypti strain LVP_AGWG chromosome 2, AaegL5.0 Primary Assembly, whole genome shotgun sequence DNA encodes these proteins:
- the LOC5568002 gene encoding dual specificity protein phosphatase 3 isoform X2, with the protein MSWRYAYLTHYRNNDKNMADQTTGRQLQRILHYSVTPCRPLLGLRRNECALYDVDCDEVYPRLYIGDVESARNKQYLRLIGITHVLNTAEGTRFGQVDTGHSYYRDMSGVSCTFRYMGFPLVDQPSTDISRYFYIASKFIENGINSGGKVLVHCMMGMSRSATCVLAYLMIARKMSAAEAIRTVRMHRDIRPNEGFLQQLADLDNELKRDRLYY; encoded by the exons TACTTGACCCACTACCGGAACAACGACAAGAACATGGCAGATCAGACCACCGGCCGGCAGCTGCAGCGGATTCTGCACTACTCAGTGACCCCCTGCCGGCCCCTCCTCGGGCTCCGGCGCAACGAATGTGCATTATATGACGTCGACTGTGATGAAGTTTACCCTAGGCTGTACATTGGCGATGT AGAATCAGCCAGAAACAAGCAGTATTTACGATTGATCGGAATCACACACGTGCTAAACACGGCCGAAGGAACGCGCTTTGGTCAGGTGGACACGGGTCACAGCTATTATCGGGACATGTCCGGTGTAAG TTGCACTTTCAGGTACATGGGCTTCCCATTGGTTGACCAGCCATCGACGGACATCAGCCGGTACTTCTACATCGCGTCCAAGTTCATCGAGAATGGAATCAACAGTGGAG GCAAAGTCCTCGTCCACTGCATGATGGGCATGTCGCGTTCGGCGACCTGCGTCCTGGCCTACCTGATGATTGCCCGCAAGATGTCCGCCGCCGAAGCGATCCGAACGGTGCGAATGCATCGCGACATCCGGCCTAACGAGGGCTTCCTGCAGCAGCTAGCCGATCTGGACAACGAGCTGAAACGGGACCGACTGTATTATTGA
- the LOC5568002 gene encoding dual specificity protein phosphatase 3 isoform X3, which translates to MAKSFLKYLTHYRNNDKNMADQTTGRQLQRILHYSVTPCRPLLGLRRNECALYDVDCDEVYPRLYIGDVESARNKQYLRLIGITHVLNTAEGTRFGQVDTGHSYYRDMSGVRYMGFPLVDQPSTDISRYFYIASKFIENGINSGGKVLVHCMMGMSRSATCVLAYLMIARKMSAAEAIRTVRMHRDIRPNEGFLQQLADLDNELKRDRLYY; encoded by the exons TACTTGACCCACTACCGGAACAACGACAAGAACATGGCAGATCAGACCACCGGCCGGCAGCTGCAGCGGATTCTGCACTACTCAGTGACCCCCTGCCGGCCCCTCCTCGGGCTCCGGCGCAACGAATGTGCATTATATGACGTCGACTGTGATGAAGTTTACCCTAGGCTGTACATTGGCGATGT AGAATCAGCCAGAAACAAGCAGTATTTACGATTGATCGGAATCACACACGTGCTAAACACGGCCGAAGGAACGCGCTTTGGTCAGGTGGACACGGGTCACAGCTATTATCGGGACATGTCCGGTGTAAG GTACATGGGCTTCCCATTGGTTGACCAGCCATCGACGGACATCAGCCGGTACTTCTACATCGCGTCCAAGTTCATCGAGAATGGAATCAACAGTGGAG GCAAAGTCCTCGTCCACTGCATGATGGGCATGTCGCGTTCGGCGACCTGCGTCCTGGCCTACCTGATGATTGCCCGCAAGATGTCCGCCGCCGAAGCGATCCGAACGGTGCGAATGCATCGCGACATCCGGCCTAACGAGGGCTTCCTGCAGCAGCTAGCCGATCTGGACAACGAGCTGAAACGGGACCGACTGTATTATTGA
- the LOC5568002 gene encoding dual specificity protein phosphatase 3 isoform X1: protein MAKSFLKYLTHYRNNDKNMADQTTGRQLQRILHYSVTPCRPLLGLRRNECALYDVDCDEVYPRLYIGDVESARNKQYLRLIGITHVLNTAEGTRFGQVDTGHSYYRDMSGVSCTFRYMGFPLVDQPSTDISRYFYIASKFIENGINSGGKVLVHCMMGMSRSATCVLAYLMIARKMSAAEAIRTVRMHRDIRPNEGFLQQLADLDNELKRDRLYY from the exons TACTTGACCCACTACCGGAACAACGACAAGAACATGGCAGATCAGACCACCGGCCGGCAGCTGCAGCGGATTCTGCACTACTCAGTGACCCCCTGCCGGCCCCTCCTCGGGCTCCGGCGCAACGAATGTGCATTATATGACGTCGACTGTGATGAAGTTTACCCTAGGCTGTACATTGGCGATGT AGAATCAGCCAGAAACAAGCAGTATTTACGATTGATCGGAATCACACACGTGCTAAACACGGCCGAAGGAACGCGCTTTGGTCAGGTGGACACGGGTCACAGCTATTATCGGGACATGTCCGGTGTAAG TTGCACTTTCAGGTACATGGGCTTCCCATTGGTTGACCAGCCATCGACGGACATCAGCCGGTACTTCTACATCGCGTCCAAGTTCATCGAGAATGGAATCAACAGTGGAG GCAAAGTCCTCGTCCACTGCATGATGGGCATGTCGCGTTCGGCGACCTGCGTCCTGGCCTACCTGATGATTGCCCGCAAGATGTCCGCCGCCGAAGCGATCCGAACGGTGCGAATGCATCGCGACATCCGGCCTAACGAGGGCTTCCTGCAGCAGCTAGCCGATCTGGACAACGAGCTGAAACGGGACCGACTGTATTATTGA
- the LOC5568002 gene encoding dual specificity protein phosphatase 3 isoform X5, with protein MADQTTGRQLQRILHYSVTPCRPLLGLRRNECALYDVDCDEVYPRLYIGDVESARNKQYLRLIGITHVLNTAEGTRFGQVDTGHSYYRDMSGVSCTFRYMGFPLVDQPSTDISRYFYIASKFIENGINSGGKVLVHCMMGMSRSATCVLAYLMIARKMSAAEAIRTVRMHRDIRPNEGFLQQLADLDNELKRDRLYY; from the exons ATGGCAGATCAGACCACCGGCCGGCAGCTGCAGCGGATTCTGCACTACTCAGTGACCCCCTGCCGGCCCCTCCTCGGGCTCCGGCGCAACGAATGTGCATTATATGACGTCGACTGTGATGAAGTTTACCCTAGGCTGTACATTGGCGATGT AGAATCAGCCAGAAACAAGCAGTATTTACGATTGATCGGAATCACACACGTGCTAAACACGGCCGAAGGAACGCGCTTTGGTCAGGTGGACACGGGTCACAGCTATTATCGGGACATGTCCGGTGTAAG TTGCACTTTCAGGTACATGGGCTTCCCATTGGTTGACCAGCCATCGACGGACATCAGCCGGTACTTCTACATCGCGTCCAAGTTCATCGAGAATGGAATCAACAGTGGAG GCAAAGTCCTCGTCCACTGCATGATGGGCATGTCGCGTTCGGCGACCTGCGTCCTGGCCTACCTGATGATTGCCCGCAAGATGTCCGCCGCCGAAGCGATCCGAACGGTGCGAATGCATCGCGACATCCGGCCTAACGAGGGCTTCCTGCAGCAGCTAGCCGATCTGGACAACGAGCTGAAACGGGACCGACTGTATTATTGA
- the LOC5568002 gene encoding dual specificity protein phosphatase 3 isoform X4 codes for MSWRYAYLTHYRNNDKNMADQTTGRQLQRILHYSVTPCRPLLGLRRNECALYDVDCDEVYPRLYIGDVESARNKQYLRLIGITHVLNTAEGTRFGQVDTGHSYYRDMSGVRYMGFPLVDQPSTDISRYFYIASKFIENGINSGGKVLVHCMMGMSRSATCVLAYLMIARKMSAAEAIRTVRMHRDIRPNEGFLQQLADLDNELKRDRLYY; via the exons TACTTGACCCACTACCGGAACAACGACAAGAACATGGCAGATCAGACCACCGGCCGGCAGCTGCAGCGGATTCTGCACTACTCAGTGACCCCCTGCCGGCCCCTCCTCGGGCTCCGGCGCAACGAATGTGCATTATATGACGTCGACTGTGATGAAGTTTACCCTAGGCTGTACATTGGCGATGT AGAATCAGCCAGAAACAAGCAGTATTTACGATTGATCGGAATCACACACGTGCTAAACACGGCCGAAGGAACGCGCTTTGGTCAGGTGGACACGGGTCACAGCTATTATCGGGACATGTCCGGTGTAAG GTACATGGGCTTCCCATTGGTTGACCAGCCATCGACGGACATCAGCCGGTACTTCTACATCGCGTCCAAGTTCATCGAGAATGGAATCAACAGTGGAG GCAAAGTCCTCGTCCACTGCATGATGGGCATGTCGCGTTCGGCGACCTGCGTCCTGGCCTACCTGATGATTGCCCGCAAGATGTCCGCCGCCGAAGCGATCCGAACGGTGCGAATGCATCGCGACATCCGGCCTAACGAGGGCTTCCTGCAGCAGCTAGCCGATCTGGACAACGAGCTGAAACGGGACCGACTGTATTATTGA